Within Spinacia oleracea cultivar Varoflay chromosome 4, BTI_SOV_V1, whole genome shotgun sequence, the genomic segment TTCACTTGTGTGCGTCTTTGGATATCTTAGTTATCTCAAGAAATCCCTGTAGGCATTGAAGAACGAAACTTAAGATACAATACATataaaaagcaaaagaaataaACAAGGGTGAATTAGATAGTGGAAATCTAGTGGTGGTAGTACTAGTAGTAGTCTTAGATGGAACTTATACAAGCATGAAGCATCAGTAGTGCGAGTTAAAGGTGCTAGTACGCTACAACGAAAAGGGTTTCAGACATTACAAACAGTGAACTAGACAAAATATCTTGTAACCATTTCAAGAATCAGAAGCCTTAGAATCTTTAGCTTTTTTAGCAGAAGGTTTCCTCTCGATATCCTTAGGAATAGTCTCCTCCACCACCTTTGGCACTGTAAAACTGAATTCATTAACAGATACACCTTTCACCTCTGGATTTTCTTCTAGGTACTTAGCCACTTCAGTACTTGATCTTACTTTCTTCCCCGTCGGGGTCACGTAATGAGCGTCCAATTTAGAGAAATCCCTTCTAAGAACTAGCTTTCTCTTAAAACCAACTGGGGTCCTTGGGATGTTAGGCTTGTCAATCACCCAGGTCCGTGTAGCATCCTTTTCAATATCAGCTGGATCATTGCACGAGGCATCAGGCTTTTTACTGCAGGTAAAAGGTTCCTCTAACAATTTACTTCTGATCACCTCGTACTCTTCTTCGTTGGATATTAGTCTCCATTTAAAGCATTCACCACATTGCACAGCATAAAGTCCAATGGTGTTTGTCCCTGTCTGGGGTTTCTGAAATGAGCAAATATAGCTGAGCTGGTTAAAGGGCTCTGATTAATTTAACTTTATATGCTCACATTTTTAAGCTCAGGAAAGAATAATGCATGTCAAGATATATGTGCATGTCTGGCATATAACGAGCATTGACAAAGATATGGAAATATGGAATCTCTTCATAATGTCTCACAGTTCTTTCCCATTACTAAACTGAAGACATACTTAATATACGACAAACCAAGAGACATCAAGCATATGTCAGAGATACAATACCTTGAAACTATACTTGGAATCGCATTTATAACTATGCATTAAAGCAATCAAGATATATATGCAGTGGAAAATGTATTACGTTACTACGCCCCACTCCCTAGATCAAACAGCTGAATTTGAGCTTTGAGTGAGTTGAATTCAGGTAGCTCACTAGCAGGCTCAGCTCGCTATCACAAACTTGACTGTTAATTTTCTCTTCTATAAATAACAAAGAAGTAGCAAACTAATAAAAGAAGTGTGAGCAGGGCTGGAGCCTCCAAGACTCCAACCCAAACTACGACCACCCCCCCGAACTTGGAAGTGAGTATGTAACTGAGGGACTCAGGATGAAAGGCAATAAATAGTTCATTATTGACGATGTTCAAGGTTTTCCTTCCATGCTCTGGCATGTGGGAGTACTTTTATGAGCCTAGCCCCTCTACCTCCCACTACTAAGATTAAGCTTATTTATATAGTAATAGGAGGACCCTTGCCTAACTAAGGAAATTTTCAGCCTGGGTTATGGATTCATGAATTTAAGTGGGTACAGGATGGAACTCATGGAAGAGGGCATTTTCCTAGGCCAACAAACAATAAATATCAACCTCATACTTCTACATCTTCAGGTTTAATTTACAGaaatttattcaaggaaatGTTCTAGGAAAAGCCCTGAACTCTTTTATTTTTTCTCCCTGAATTCGAGCAATGACTGATGACCCTGAAGCGAACAAGTCAAACCTTTGCCTACCTCTTTGTTCCGTGATTTTGCATCAATTAAGTAGTGTACTTTGGCACCCTCATTAAAACCTATACCTTTGGTGATAAAAAAATCCAAAGAAACTGAGGCAAGAGGATGAAGTTTATTTTTATCGCAAAGTACAAACCcatattatttagaaatatctttgaTACTAAAAGGCCTTATTTGTTTTCCTTTACTTTACTCATttagttaatttattttacttttttggaGGGCAATCCTCCAAAACCTCGACAAAGAGGTCAAGGAAATAGTTACCCCATAAAAACAGAATCCTGTACCCAAAGATTTCAATGGCGCAACACTACTGACTTAAACCTAGAAGCCTATGCAATATAATATTTCAAAAAATGCAGCCCTgatataaaaaatgaaaaaaaaacctCATTCCTTAATGACAAATGTTGAAGGTCTAGATAAGAGATTCACAtgtaaggggggggggggtggcgGGCAACAAGAGTTAGGGCGCAGGACATCAACCACACAATTCGCAGCGGAAGGATTTGTGTCTACAACAACAAGTGTTGAACTGTTTATGGATTGAGTTCGCTGAAAGTAGTAAGTAGTGAAGATACAATAAGGGAGAACCGGCTGGTTTGGCCATGTAGGACGTAGATCAGAAGATGCCAGTAAGGAAAGTAGAGGGTTAACTTGGATGCAAGGAGTTAAGTGATATGAAGAAAATGGGTTTACAGGAGCTTATATAACACTTCATAGAAGGAAATGGAGTGAGACGACCATGAATCCATGATCGACGACAGTAGGAGATAAGACATTGGTACATGTAGCAGACCCCATCATTGGGATTAAAGTTTCTagattgttattgttgttgtagtGAGTAGTGACTTGCATAGAATTCTACTCAAAATTATTGCGTTGGGGAAAATATATTCATATCCCTAGGAGCCAGAGTTAATCCTACCCCTTTAGCACAAGATAACAATAGCTACCATTTGACAAAGTAGCTAGAGTTTGCCTTCCTCCATGGGTACAGAATATAAGAGCTCTGATCGAAGAATTTGAAAGACTGATCCTAATGGCCTAAAACAAATTCCCCAAAAATTTAACAACACAGAAACCAGGCTGAGCAGCAAAATCAGACAAAGTAGAGCTAAATCTGAAGATCCCAAAAAAAAACCCATGTAGGAAAAGATCCAAACAAGTTTTACATTAGCTTCCAGTTGTCAAATACAACACATTCCACATGGGTAAGAGTGGAGTAGAAGAACCTAAAAGATGATAATAACATGAAGCTAGCTAAGGATTTAAGCTAGCCAGATAAGTCATCTTGGGCACATGATAATGGTTATATGGAACCAAACAGTCTCATTCAGTGCCTTTCGCATGG encodes:
- the LOC110777570 gene encoding methyl-CpG-binding domain-containing protein 4; translation: MSQPSVVTSQSPTTETSVTSRNLAPTPSTPASSKKPQTGTNTIGLYAVQCGECFKWRLISNEEEYEVIRSKLLEEPFTCSKKPDASCNDPADIEKDATRTWVIDKPNIPRTPVGFKRKLVLRRDFSKLDAHYVTPTGKKVRSSTEVAKYLEENPEVKGVSVNEFSFTVPKVVEETIPKDIERKPSAKKAKDSKASDS